The sequence below is a genomic window from Armatimonadota bacterium.
TGAACCTGAACCGTGGCGATGCCAAGCCCGTCGCCAGGCTTGGCATCGCGAATGACGAAAGAATCCATCGAGAAGGAGAGCTTATCCCTTCTTCTTCTTTTTCTCGGTGGTAACGTCCATCTTGGTATCGACGGTCTTGACCATCACCCATTGCCCGTCAACCTGCTTCCATGTGTCGGTGCCGACCTCGTGAACGACCGTTTTCGGAGTCTTTGGCAATTTGCTCGAGATCTTCGTTGTGAAGTCGAACGACACATCGACCATGCCGTCGTGCGACTTGGAATCGAAGAATTTGATCTTAACCGTCGCCGACTTAGCGTCCGCAAACAGCTTCTCAACTTCGGCAAAGAAGTCCTCGCGGCTCTGGCTCTTGCCCTGAGGGTCCACGCAGACATAATCGCTTGAGAACGACATCTCGAAGGACTTAATGTCGAGCTTGCGAATAGTGCCCTCGAGAGCAGTATAACGGGCCTTAATGACCTTCGGCACGGTGCCCGCCGCGAGTGAGGTGGCAGCCATGAGGCCGAGCGACAAAACGATCAATGGTTTATTCATGATTCCCCAAGAAGACGGTGCGCTCCAAAAGGCGCACAGTCCTTCCGATTCTAACAAAACGCTTCGTTATTTTGGTACCGATTTTTTCGACTTTCCGCGAGAATCTTCGTTTCACCTTTCGTGAACCAAAACCAGCCCTCGTAGGGTGTGTTATTCTAGGATCGTCCCCAACTGGAAATGAAGGAAGTTTTCCGACCCGCGCCAAGGACTTTTGCTCGGTGGATTCTGATCGCCCTTCCCGGGCTCAGTTTCTTCCTGCCCTCGCGCGTCGGGCCCGTTCAGGCCCAAACCCCCGCCCCAACCCCTACCGCCGAGCAGGCTAAGTTCTTCGAGGACAAAGTTCGCCCGATCCTGGTCGAAAACTGCTATTCCTGCCACGGAAAGGACACCCAAACCGCCGGTCTTCGCGTCGATAACCTAGCCAGCCTTCTGAAGGGCGGCTCCTCCGGTCCTGCTCTGGTACCGGGCAATCCCGACAAGAGCCTCCTCATCGACTCCGTACGCCAGGTTGGTCCGGTCAAGATGCCCGCCGGGGGCAAGCTCAAACCCGCCGAAGTTCAGGTCCTCGTCGATTGGGTCAAAATGGGTGCTCCCTGGCCCGAAGACAAAGCACCGACCACCAGCGGCAAAGGACCGCTGTGGTCGCTCCAACCGGTGCGAATGCCGTCAATTCCCAAGGTCAAGAACGCTAAGCTGGTCGCAAATCCAATCGATGCTTTCGTCCTTGCCAAGCTGGAATCCGCGGGAATGACGCTCTCCGCTCCCACTGACAAACGCACGCTGCTCCGCCGCGTAACCTACGACCTCATCGGCCTCCCGCCCTCCGATGCCGAGACTGAGGCCTTCTTGGCCGACAAGTCGCCAACTGCGTACGAGAAAGTTGTGGATCGTCTGCTGGCTTCGCCCCACTACGGCGAGCGATGGGGACGGCTCTGGCTCGATGTCGCCCGCTACGCCGACACCAAAGGCTACGTGTTTGACGAAGACCGCAACTACCCCAACGCCTACACCTACCGCGATTGGGTCATCAACGCCTTCAACCGCGACCTGCCGTACGACCAATTCATCATCGACCAACTCGCCGCCGACCGTCTGCCCGGCATGACTGACGCCGACGATAACCATGACCTCGCCGCCTTAGGATTCCTGCGGGTCGGACGGCGATTCCTCAACAGCCAGCCCGACATCATCGACGACCGAATCGACGTCACCATGCGCGGCTTCCAAGGTTTCACGGTCGAGTGCGCCCGGTGCCACGACCACAAGTTCGACCCAATCCCGACGCAGGACTACTATTCGCTATACGCCGTGTTCTCATCATCGGTCGAGAAAGAAGCCCCGATCGGCGACCGCACCAGTCGAACTGCTTGGAATGCCTACGAGCAGAAAGTCGATGGCCTTCAAGACGAGATGCGCAAGCTGACACTCTCCCAAACCGCCCGCTTGCGTGAGATGCTCAAAACTCCCGACACCGCCGCCAAC
It includes:
- a CDS encoding DUF4440 domain-containing protein, which translates into the protein MNKPLIVLSLGLMAATSLAAGTVPKVIKARYTALEGTIRKLDIKSFEMSFSSDYVCVDPQGKSQSREDFFAEVEKLFADAKSATVKIKFFDSKSHDGMVDVSFDFTTKISSKLPKTPKTVVHEVGTDTWKQVDGQWVMVKTVDTKMDVTTEKKKKKG